One region of Arthrobacter sp. StoSoilB22 genomic DNA includes:
- a CDS encoding Bax inhibitor-1/YccA family protein, producing the protein MALGGNPVFNGKNFRGAKQAPPVPQNPYGQQFNQAPGRAPSQVMDGHAAWSAQQQNMTNEQLQQMYNQPAAGPADTGRMTYDDVIMKTVACLVVLIIGAGVTLFVAPGLSTMLMIVGALGGFVLALVNTFKKQPSPALILAYAGLEGLFLGGLTRVLDGMYPGVGLQAVIGTLAVFGVTLVLFKSGKVRATPKMVRFFMIATIGYAVFALINLVMSWTGVVQEPFGLRTSVEFFGIPLGVFIGILAIGLAAFSLIMDFTSIEEGVRAGAPERYSWVAAFGLTVTLVWLYVEIIRLLAILRGDD; encoded by the coding sequence ATGGCACTTGGCGGAAACCCAGTCTTCAACGGAAAGAATTTCCGTGGAGCAAAGCAGGCCCCGCCTGTACCGCAGAACCCGTACGGCCAGCAGTTCAACCAAGCACCCGGCCGTGCACCGAGCCAGGTCATGGACGGCCACGCAGCATGGTCCGCCCAGCAGCAGAACATGACCAACGAGCAGCTGCAGCAGATGTACAACCAGCCTGCTGCAGGCCCGGCCGACACCGGCCGCATGACCTATGACGACGTCATCATGAAGACCGTCGCCTGCCTCGTTGTGCTGATCATCGGTGCCGGCGTCACTCTCTTCGTTGCTCCCGGCCTCTCCACCATGCTGATGATCGTTGGTGCACTGGGCGGCTTCGTCCTTGCCCTGGTCAACACCTTCAAGAAGCAGCCTTCACCGGCCCTGATCCTCGCCTATGCCGGCCTTGAAGGCCTGTTCCTGGGCGGACTTACCCGAGTCCTGGATGGCATGTACCCCGGTGTCGGCCTTCAGGCTGTCATCGGTACGCTGGCAGTTTTCGGCGTCACCCTGGTGCTCTTCAAGAGCGGCAAGGTCCGCGCCACCCCCAAGATGGTGCGCTTCTTCATGATCGCCACTATCGGTTACGCGGTCTTCGCACTGATCAACCTGGTGATGTCGTGGACCGGTGTTGTGCAGGAGCCCTTCGGTCTGCGCACAAGCGTTGAGTTCTTCGGCATCCCGCTGGGCGTTTTCATCGGTATCCTGGCCATCGGCCTGGCCGCATTCTCGCTGATCATGGACTTCACCAGCATCGAGGAAGGCGTCCGTGCAGGCGCCCCGGAGCGGTACTCCTGGGTTGCGGCATTCGGCCTGACGGTCACCTTGGTGTGGCTCTACGTTGAAATCATCCGCCTGCTGGCAATCCTTCGAGGCGACGACTAG
- a CDS encoding acetyl-CoA C-acetyltransferase, which produces MTEAVIVATARSPIGRAFKGSLKDERPDDLAAAMVQAALAKVPGFDPAAEDGQGLDDILLGCAEPSGEAGSNMARVVAVLAGLDRVPAATINRFCASSLQTLRMGFHAIKSGEAHAIVSAGVESVSRYQNWAGAGETDSSNHNPLFEAAAQRTAARAASNIPWTDPRLGGRLPDIYISMGQTAENVATSYGISRAEQDEWGVLSQNRAEAAIASGFYARDITPYTRKDGIVVERDDSPRAGVTLDAVSALQPVFRTEGTVTAGNACPLNDGAAAVVVMSDARARELGLQPLARVVSTGVSALSPELMGMGPVESTRRALALAGLTMDDIDLVELNEAFAVQVVASARELGIDPSKLNVHGGAIALGHPFGMTGARMTSTLLNGLKERDGTLGLATLCVGGGQGMAVVFERLS; this is translated from the coding sequence ATGACTGAGGCTGTCATCGTTGCTACTGCCAGAAGCCCTATTGGCCGGGCCTTCAAGGGTTCCCTCAAAGACGAACGTCCGGATGACCTGGCCGCCGCCATGGTGCAGGCCGCCCTCGCAAAGGTTCCGGGCTTCGATCCCGCCGCCGAGGACGGGCAGGGCCTGGACGACATCCTGCTGGGCTGCGCTGAACCCAGCGGTGAGGCCGGATCCAACATGGCACGGGTGGTTGCCGTCCTGGCGGGTTTGGACCGCGTACCCGCAGCAACTATCAACCGCTTCTGTGCCTCCAGCCTGCAAACCCTGCGGATGGGCTTCCATGCCATCAAATCCGGGGAGGCGCACGCGATCGTGTCCGCCGGGGTGGAGAGTGTGTCCAGGTACCAGAACTGGGCAGGGGCCGGCGAAACGGATTCCTCTAACCACAACCCTCTTTTCGAGGCAGCGGCCCAGCGTACTGCGGCGCGCGCGGCCTCCAACATCCCGTGGACCGACCCGCGTCTCGGCGGGCGGCTACCCGATATCTATATCTCCATGGGCCAGACCGCCGAAAACGTGGCCACAAGCTATGGAATCAGCCGGGCCGAGCAGGACGAGTGGGGTGTCCTGAGCCAGAATCGTGCCGAAGCCGCCATTGCCTCAGGGTTTTATGCCCGGGACATCACGCCCTACACGCGCAAGGACGGAATTGTGGTGGAACGGGATGACTCACCCCGGGCCGGGGTCACCTTGGACGCCGTCTCCGCGTTACAGCCTGTGTTCCGTACGGAGGGGACCGTGACTGCAGGTAATGCCTGCCCCCTGAACGACGGTGCCGCGGCTGTGGTGGTCATGAGTGACGCGCGCGCCCGCGAATTGGGCCTGCAACCGCTGGCGCGGGTGGTGTCAACCGGCGTCAGCGCTCTCTCCCCGGAGCTTATGGGCATGGGTCCCGTGGAATCGACCCGGCGGGCCCTTGCCCTGGCAGGACTGACCATGGACGACATCGACCTCGTGGAGCTCAACGAAGCCTTCGCCGTGCAGGTGGTGGCGAGTGCCCGAGAGTTGGGAATTGATCCATCGAAGCTGAACGTCCATGGTGGCGCCATCGCTTTGGGCCATCCCTTCGGCATGACCGGGGCCCGAATGACCAGCACGCTCCTCAATGGGCTCAAAGAACGCGACGGAACCCTGGGCCTGGCCACACTGTGCGTGGGCGGAGGCCAGGGCATGGCCGTGGTTTTTGAGCGCTTGAGCTAG
- the galK gene encoding galactokinase, with protein sequence MTTTTETSVLAARFQETFGAAADGVWQAPGRVNLIGEHTDYNEGFVLPFAIDKTAKVALRVRDDSKVRMLSTFGGHGIVEADLADSEPGSGEGWSRYPLGVAWALKERGVTVPGFDLLLDSDVPSGAGLSSSHAIECAVISALNELTGAGLAAEDLVLVTQRAENVFVGAPTGIMDQSASLRGAKGHAVFLDCRDQHVELVRFDAEASGLVLLVIDTKVSHSHADGGYASRRASCELGAEILGVKALRDVGMERLEEASGLLDETTLRRVRHVVTENDRVLQTVETLDSQGPAAIGALLDASHVSMRDDFEISCPELDLAVDTSRANGAIGARMTGGGFGGSAIALTPVGQEQQVRDAVVRSFAEAGFTAPDIFTVTPAEGALRLA encoded by the coding sequence ATGACCACCACTACCGAGACCAGCGTCCTCGCCGCCCGCTTCCAGGAAACGTTCGGCGCAGCTGCCGACGGCGTGTGGCAGGCACCGGGACGGGTTAACCTCATCGGCGAACATACGGACTACAACGAGGGCTTTGTGCTGCCCTTCGCTATCGACAAGACAGCAAAGGTGGCCTTGCGCGTCCGAGACGACTCGAAGGTGCGCATGCTGTCCACCTTCGGCGGCCACGGAATCGTGGAAGCCGACCTGGCGGACTCGGAACCCGGGTCAGGTGAAGGGTGGTCACGCTACCCCCTCGGCGTCGCTTGGGCGCTCAAGGAACGTGGCGTCACGGTGCCTGGCTTTGACCTCCTGCTCGACTCCGATGTTCCCTCCGGCGCTGGTTTGTCTTCCTCCCACGCAATCGAGTGCGCCGTCATCTCGGCCCTCAACGAGTTGACTGGCGCCGGTCTGGCTGCCGAAGACCTGGTGCTCGTTACCCAGCGCGCCGAAAATGTGTTCGTAGGCGCGCCTACGGGCATCATGGACCAGTCGGCTTCCCTGCGTGGCGCCAAGGGGCACGCCGTTTTCCTGGACTGCCGCGACCAGCATGTGGAGCTGGTCCGGTTCGACGCAGAAGCGTCCGGCCTGGTCCTGTTGGTCATTGACACCAAGGTGTCGCATTCACACGCCGACGGCGGTTACGCCTCCCGGCGCGCGTCCTGCGAGTTGGGTGCCGAGATCCTTGGCGTCAAGGCACTGCGCGACGTCGGCATGGAGCGTTTGGAGGAAGCCTCCGGGTTGCTGGACGAGACGACCCTCCGGAGAGTCCGCCACGTGGTCACCGAAAATGATCGCGTACTTCAGACAGTGGAAACCCTGGACTCCCAGGGCCCTGCCGCGATTGGTGCACTGCTGGATGCCAGCCATGTCTCCATGCGCGACGATTTTGAGATCTCATGCCCGGAACTCGACCTCGCCGTGGACACATCCCGGGCCAACGGCGCCATCGGTGCACGCATGACCGGCGGCGGCTTTGGCGGATCAGCCATCGCACTGACTCCGGTGGGCCAAGAGCAGCAGGTTCGCGACGCCGTCGTGCGTTCTTTCGCGGAGGCGGGCTTCACCGCACCTGACATCTTCACCGTTACCCCGGCAGAAGGCGCCCTGCGCCTCGCCTGA